In Capsicum annuum cultivar UCD-10X-F1 chromosome 7, UCD10Xv1.1, whole genome shotgun sequence, one genomic interval encodes:
- the LOC107877769 gene encoding nuclear pore complex protein NUP1 isoform X1, producing MEFNPTPTHYGNRGAGGKFKKPPARKPSATPYDRPPLNQQSRSSWISKLVDPAYRIISGSANRILPSFITNTIACNPPPLELIDGDLEDPAIQDAENDNKCTSSYRSTEGKEDNPSLGKLNGISEAEKLEEEKPKSSKSTEETEEDQSMEKSNGISEPEKLEEEKPKNSSDITEISRIEQLMQGKSFSRDEIMRLTEILNSRVVDEKENKASRAAEGEIGRFHLTHETPRRPNDRKHDETDFAMPGTSTPPQTNVRDEVGASPIDIAKAYMGSRRLSKGNDRYGFISKGEKVHPPPSPKSLICRPAAMVQDKHAHFTPLNQRGYGHVDFPRTPYSRTLLPKSRDGQTQSQTGSRWLDPSATPFQQSQSSIYSQEKTRTDLHLPSYGSVGPIRRIRNKFGSESRPRRSIFLNSTNASSPLEKVGASKLFLPAVGTNMEVGQTSGVEKYQSVDHRVGRSEEAMPHISSSNEAVRKILEQLDRHKPTPAEKAAELKLVSEWKKFPSKEISDSAPKGKMKSSNLGEFGMRMNNGLASSQSSKEGDKGMVNQVEISQERTMREADTGTDASAKAASIANVFVTTTKADTVPAFTSKGAVSQVKSFFSGSHTPSLRKDSIGTDDGQKDKGATPRWPFHNQSNGQNAETLSNSRRFELPRNAPGQASGAKPNLPSIFVNKPNLRNAASPDNGFGFSFPVPASSGAVSEPPTPSIVPSSAAGLSQPVDASTSPVYSFGTGKSAERLVFSFPSTSNSSVKADASDLKFSFGTDRTSRLSFGAIGKTTC from the exons ATGGAGTTCAATCCAACGCCGACACATTACGGCAACAGAGGCGCTGGCGGTAAGTTCAAAAAACCGCCGGCGAGGAAACCTTCGGCGACACCGTACGATCGTCCACCGTTGAACCAGCAAAGTCGGAGTAGCTGGATATCGAAACTTGTTGATCCGGCTTACCGTATAATATCCGGCAGCGCCAATAGGATTCTACCGTCGTTTATCACGAATACGATTGCTTGCAATCCTCCTCCGCTTGAACTGATTGACGGTGATTTAG AAGATCCAGCAATACAAGATGCAGAGAATGACAACAAATGTACTTCAAGT TATAGATCTACTGAAGGAAAGGAAGATAATCCAAGTTTGGGGAAATTAAATGGGATCTCCGAAGCAGAGAAGCTGGAAGAAGAGAAACCAAAGAGTTCCAAATCTACTGAAGAAACGGAAGAGGATCAAAGTATGGAGAAATCAAATGGAATCTCCGAACCAGAGAAGCTGGAAGAAGAGAAACCAAAGAATTCCTCTGATATTACTGAAATTTCCAGAATTGAGCAGCTTATGCAGGGGAAATCATTTTCGCG GGATGAGATAATGCGTTTGACGGAGATATTAAACTCAAGGGTTGtcgatgaaaaagaaaataaagctagcaGAGCAGCTGAAGGAGAAATTGGAAGGTTTCATTTAACACATGAGACACCTAGAAGACCAAATGACAGGAAGCACGATGAAACAGACTTTGCTATGCCAGGAACTTCAACACCTCCCCAAACAAAC GTACGAGATGAAGTTGGCGCATCTCCCATTGATATTGCAAAAGCTTACATGGGAAGTCGTAGGTTAAGTAAGGGAAATGATCGTTATGGTTTTATATCCAAGGGAGAAAAAGTTCATCCACCACCATCGCCTAAGTCGTTGATTTGTCGGCCTGCTGCCATGGTGCAAGATAAGCATGCTCATTTTACTCCATTGAATCAGAGAGGATATGGGCATGTTGATTTTCCGAGGACTCCATACTCCAGAACTTTATTGCCGAAATCCAGAGATGGG CAGACTCAGTCACAGACTGGCAGCAGGTGGCTAGATCCCTCAGCGACACCCTTCCAACAATCGCAATCATCAATCTACAGCCAG GAGAAGACTAGGACTGATTTACATCTTCCAAGCTATGGATCTGTGGGACCGATCCGGCGCATACGGAATAAATTTGGCTCAGAGTCGCGCCCTAGGAGATCCATTTTCCTGAATTCAACCAATGCTTCTTCACCTTTAGAAAAAGTTGGTGCTTCTAAATTGTTCTTGCCTGCTGTTGGTACGAATATGGAAGTTGGTCAAACTAGTGGTGTCGAGAAGTACCAGTCAGTGGATCATAGAGTAGGCAGGTCTGAAGAAGCTATGCCGCACATAAGCTCGTCAAATGAGGCTGTTAGAAAAATATTAGAGCAACTTGATAGACACAAGCCCACTCCTGCAGAAAAGGCAGCTGAATTGAAGCTGGTCAGCGAATGGAAGAAATTTCCTAGCAAAGAAATCTCTGATTCCGCTCCAAAAGGTaaaatgaaatcatcaaatttaggaGAATTTGGCATGCGTATGAACAATGGTCTGGCATCTTCCCAATCATCCAAGGAAGGAGACAAAGGAATGGTCAATCAGGTGGAAATATCTCAGGAGCGAACTATGCGTGAAGCTGACACTGGTACGGATGCTAGTGCTAAAGCTGCTAGTATAGCTAATGTGTTTGTTACAACAACTAAAGCCGATACTGTGCCTGCCTTCACTTCTAAGGGTGCTGTTTCCCAAGTTAAAAGTTTCTTTTCTGGTTCTCACACTCCAAGTTTGCGCAAG GACTCCATAGGTACTGATGATGGACAGAAAGATAAAGGTGCTACCCCCCGGTGGCCTTTCCATAATCAAAGTAATGGACAGAATGCTGAAACATTATCCAACTCCAGGCGTTTTGAGCTACCAAGAAATGCTCCTGGACAGGCTTCTGGGGCAAAACCTAATTTGCCGTCCATTTTCGTTAATAAGCCCAATCTTAGAAATGCAGCTTCCCCCGACAATGGGTTTGGCTTCAGTTTTCCAGTCCCTGCATCATCTGGTGCAGTCTCAGAACCACCAACACCGTCCATCGTGCCATCTTCTGCAGCCGGCCTCTCTCAGCCGGTGGATGCATCCACTTCTCCAGTATACAGCTTCGGCACTGGTAAATCAGCTGAACGCCTAGTCTTCTCTTTTCCCTCCACGAGCAATTCATCTGTCAAGGCGGATGCTTCAGATCTCAAGTTTAGCTTTGGAACAGACAGGACATCAAGATTATCTTTTGGTGCGATAGGAAAAACAACATGCTAG
- the LOC107877769 gene encoding nuclear pore complex protein NUP1 isoform X2, with the protein MEFNPTPTHYGNRGAGGKFKKPPARKPSATPYDRPPLNQQSRSSWISKLVDPAYRIISGSANRILPSFITNTIACNPPPLELIDGDLEDPAIQDAENDNKCTSSYRSTEGKEDNPSLGKLNGISEAEKLEEEKPKSSKSTEETEEDQSMEKSNGISEPEKLEEEKPKNSSDITEISRIEQLMQGKSFSRDEIMRLTEILNSRVVDEKENKASRAAEGEIGRFHLTHETPRRPNDRKHDETDFAMPGTSTPPQTNVRDEVGASPIDIAKAYMGSRRLSKGNDRYGFISKGEKVHPPPSPKSLICRPAAMVQDKHAHFTPLNQRGYGHVDFPRTPYSRTLLPKSRDGTQSQTGSRWLDPSATPFQQSQSSIYSQEKTRTDLHLPSYGSVGPIRRIRNKFGSESRPRRSIFLNSTNASSPLEKVGASKLFLPAVGTNMEVGQTSGVEKYQSVDHRVGRSEEAMPHISSSNEAVRKILEQLDRHKPTPAEKAAELKLVSEWKKFPSKEISDSAPKGKMKSSNLGEFGMRMNNGLASSQSSKEGDKGMVNQVEISQERTMREADTGTDASAKAASIANVFVTTTKADTVPAFTSKGAVSQVKSFFSGSHTPSLRKDSIGTDDGQKDKGATPRWPFHNQSNGQNAETLSNSRRFELPRNAPGQASGAKPNLPSIFVNKPNLRNAASPDNGFGFSFPVPASSGAVSEPPTPSIVPSSAAGLSQPVDASTSPVYSFGTGKSAERLVFSFPSTSNSSVKADASDLKFSFGTDRTSRLSFGAIGKTTC; encoded by the exons ATGGAGTTCAATCCAACGCCGACACATTACGGCAACAGAGGCGCTGGCGGTAAGTTCAAAAAACCGCCGGCGAGGAAACCTTCGGCGACACCGTACGATCGTCCACCGTTGAACCAGCAAAGTCGGAGTAGCTGGATATCGAAACTTGTTGATCCGGCTTACCGTATAATATCCGGCAGCGCCAATAGGATTCTACCGTCGTTTATCACGAATACGATTGCTTGCAATCCTCCTCCGCTTGAACTGATTGACGGTGATTTAG AAGATCCAGCAATACAAGATGCAGAGAATGACAACAAATGTACTTCAAGT TATAGATCTACTGAAGGAAAGGAAGATAATCCAAGTTTGGGGAAATTAAATGGGATCTCCGAAGCAGAGAAGCTGGAAGAAGAGAAACCAAAGAGTTCCAAATCTACTGAAGAAACGGAAGAGGATCAAAGTATGGAGAAATCAAATGGAATCTCCGAACCAGAGAAGCTGGAAGAAGAGAAACCAAAGAATTCCTCTGATATTACTGAAATTTCCAGAATTGAGCAGCTTATGCAGGGGAAATCATTTTCGCG GGATGAGATAATGCGTTTGACGGAGATATTAAACTCAAGGGTTGtcgatgaaaaagaaaataaagctagcaGAGCAGCTGAAGGAGAAATTGGAAGGTTTCATTTAACACATGAGACACCTAGAAGACCAAATGACAGGAAGCACGATGAAACAGACTTTGCTATGCCAGGAACTTCAACACCTCCCCAAACAAAC GTACGAGATGAAGTTGGCGCATCTCCCATTGATATTGCAAAAGCTTACATGGGAAGTCGTAGGTTAAGTAAGGGAAATGATCGTTATGGTTTTATATCCAAGGGAGAAAAAGTTCATCCACCACCATCGCCTAAGTCGTTGATTTGTCGGCCTGCTGCCATGGTGCAAGATAAGCATGCTCATTTTACTCCATTGAATCAGAGAGGATATGGGCATGTTGATTTTCCGAGGACTCCATACTCCAGAACTTTATTGCCGAAATCCAGAGATGGG ACTCAGTCACAGACTGGCAGCAGGTGGCTAGATCCCTCAGCGACACCCTTCCAACAATCGCAATCATCAATCTACAGCCAG GAGAAGACTAGGACTGATTTACATCTTCCAAGCTATGGATCTGTGGGACCGATCCGGCGCATACGGAATAAATTTGGCTCAGAGTCGCGCCCTAGGAGATCCATTTTCCTGAATTCAACCAATGCTTCTTCACCTTTAGAAAAAGTTGGTGCTTCTAAATTGTTCTTGCCTGCTGTTGGTACGAATATGGAAGTTGGTCAAACTAGTGGTGTCGAGAAGTACCAGTCAGTGGATCATAGAGTAGGCAGGTCTGAAGAAGCTATGCCGCACATAAGCTCGTCAAATGAGGCTGTTAGAAAAATATTAGAGCAACTTGATAGACACAAGCCCACTCCTGCAGAAAAGGCAGCTGAATTGAAGCTGGTCAGCGAATGGAAGAAATTTCCTAGCAAAGAAATCTCTGATTCCGCTCCAAAAGGTaaaatgaaatcatcaaatttaggaGAATTTGGCATGCGTATGAACAATGGTCTGGCATCTTCCCAATCATCCAAGGAAGGAGACAAAGGAATGGTCAATCAGGTGGAAATATCTCAGGAGCGAACTATGCGTGAAGCTGACACTGGTACGGATGCTAGTGCTAAAGCTGCTAGTATAGCTAATGTGTTTGTTACAACAACTAAAGCCGATACTGTGCCTGCCTTCACTTCTAAGGGTGCTGTTTCCCAAGTTAAAAGTTTCTTTTCTGGTTCTCACACTCCAAGTTTGCGCAAG GACTCCATAGGTACTGATGATGGACAGAAAGATAAAGGTGCTACCCCCCGGTGGCCTTTCCATAATCAAAGTAATGGACAGAATGCTGAAACATTATCCAACTCCAGGCGTTTTGAGCTACCAAGAAATGCTCCTGGACAGGCTTCTGGGGCAAAACCTAATTTGCCGTCCATTTTCGTTAATAAGCCCAATCTTAGAAATGCAGCTTCCCCCGACAATGGGTTTGGCTTCAGTTTTCCAGTCCCTGCATCATCTGGTGCAGTCTCAGAACCACCAACACCGTCCATCGTGCCATCTTCTGCAGCCGGCCTCTCTCAGCCGGTGGATGCATCCACTTCTCCAGTATACAGCTTCGGCACTGGTAAATCAGCTGAACGCCTAGTCTTCTCTTTTCCCTCCACGAGCAATTCATCTGTCAAGGCGGATGCTTCAGATCTCAAGTTTAGCTTTGGAACAGACAGGACATCAAGATTATCTTTTGGTGCGATAGGAAAAACAACATGCTAG